The Anabaena sp. WA102 genome contains a region encoding:
- a CDS encoding TerD family protein: MAINLQKVYRHNNEWKMAAIGNGVSVNGLAELVTSYC; this comes from the coding sequence ATGGCAATTAATCTCCAAAAAGTTTATCGCCACAATAACGAGTGGAAAATGGCAGCTATTGGTAATGGTGTTAGTGTGAATGGTTTAGCGGAACTTGTTACGTCTTATTGTTAA
- the psbB gene encoding photosystem II chlorophyll-binding protein CP47 gives MGLPWYRVHTVVLNDPGRLISVHLMHTALVAGWAGSMALYELAVYNPSDPVLNPMWRQGMFVLPFMARLGVTESWGGWSVTGGTAVDPGFWSFEGVAAAHIVLSGLLFLAAVWHWVFWDLELFRDPRTGEPALDLPKMFGIHLFLSGLLCFGFGAFHQTGLFGPGMWVSDAYGLTGSIQPVAPEWGPAGFNPYNPGGIVAHHIAAGIVGIVAGLFHLTVRPPERLYKALRMGNIETVLSSSIAAVFFAAFVVAGTMWYGNAATPIELFGPTRYQWDQDYFRQEIQRRVQTSVAEGASLTEAWSQIPEKLAFYDYVGNSPAKGGLFRTGAMVKGDGIAESWQGHAVFTDAEGRELTVRRLPNFFETFPVILTDKDGVIRADIPFRRAESRYSFEQTGVKVSFYGGNLNGQTFTDPADVKKYARKAQGGEIFEFDKETLNSDGVFRTSPRGWFTFGHAVFALLFFFGHLWHGSRTIYRDVFAGVEIEEEQVEWGLFQKLGDKTTRRRKEA, from the coding sequence ATGGGACTACCTTGGTATCGAGTACATACAGTCGTTCTCAACGATCCAGGTCGGCTAATTTCTGTACACTTAATGCACACAGCTTTAGTAGCTGGCTGGGCAGGTTCAATGGCACTGTACGAACTAGCCGTTTATAACCCTAGTGATCCAGTTCTCAACCCCATGTGGCGACAAGGGATGTTCGTACTTCCCTTCATGGCACGTTTAGGCGTAACCGAATCTTGGGGCGGTTGGAGTGTAACTGGTGGCACAGCAGTAGACCCCGGTTTCTGGTCATTTGAAGGCGTTGCTGCTGCTCACATCGTTCTTTCTGGTTTATTATTCTTGGCTGCTGTTTGGCACTGGGTTTTCTGGGATTTGGAACTCTTTAGAGATCCTCGCACCGGTGAACCTGCACTAGACTTGCCAAAAATGTTTGGTATTCACCTGTTCTTATCCGGTTTACTTTGTTTTGGTTTTGGTGCGTTCCACCAGACTGGACTATTTGGTCCAGGAATGTGGGTATCTGATGCCTATGGACTGACGGGCAGTATTCAGCCAGTAGCCCCTGAATGGGGTCCGGCTGGATTTAACCCCTATAATCCAGGTGGTATAGTCGCTCACCACATTGCGGCTGGTATCGTCGGTATTGTTGCAGGTTTATTCCACCTCACAGTTAGACCTCCTGAAAGGCTCTACAAAGCCCTACGGATGGGTAATATTGAAACCGTACTTTCCAGCAGTATCGCTGCTGTATTCTTCGCTGCTTTCGTAGTAGCCGGAACTATGTGGTACGGTAACGCTGCTACCCCCATCGAACTGTTTGGTCCTACCCGCTACCAATGGGATCAAGACTACTTCCGCCAAGAAATTCAGCGTCGTGTGCAAACAAGCGTTGCCGAAGGTGCTTCTTTGACCGAAGCTTGGTCGCAGATTCCTGAAAAACTGGCTTTCTACGATTATGTTGGTAATAGCCCCGCAAAAGGTGGTCTATTCCGTACAGGGGCAATGGTGAAAGGTGATGGTATTGCTGAATCTTGGCAAGGTCACGCTGTGTTCACAGATGCCGAAGGACGGGAATTAACAGTTCGTCGTCTACCTAACTTCTTTGAAACCTTCCCAGTCATTTTGACTGATAAAGATGGCGTTATCCGTGCTGACATCCCCTTCCGTCGCGCAGAATCTAGATACAGCTTTGAACAAACTGGCGTAAAAGTCAGCTTCTACGGTGGGAACCTGAATGGTCAAACCTTTACAGATCCCGCTGATGTGAAGAAGTACGCCCGCAAAGCTCAAGGTGGAGAAATATTTGAATTTGACAAAGAAACCTTGAACTCTGACGGTGTATTCCGCACATCTCCTAGAGGTTGGTTTACCTTTGGTCATGCTGTATTTGCTCTATTATTCTTCTTTGGTCACTTGTGGCACGGTTCACGGACAATCTACCGTGATGTATTTGCCGGTGTGGAAATTGAAGAAGAACAAGTTGAATGGGGTCTGTTCCAGAAGCTGGGTGACAAGACAACTCGCCGGAGAAAGGAAGCTTAA
- a CDS encoding nucleotide exchange factor GrpE: MPDLSPNYLISLELRELLVQKLGVLQKDNVLLQQSLREQQIKTTAQTEDLFLELLEVADALEALLDYLENNPSPSPEFIERLPRSIGAVNRKFLGVLGKRQLLPIELQKGTEPDFNLCRVIDREERTDIPDQTITKIVRRGFHLGEKVLRPTEVITAKSDNGNGGNG, encoded by the coding sequence GTGCCTGATCTATCCCCCAACTATCTGATTAGCTTAGAATTACGAGAATTACTCGTACAAAAACTCGGCGTTCTGCAAAAAGACAATGTGTTATTACAGCAGTCTTTGAGAGAACAGCAAATTAAAACTACAGCCCAAACAGAAGATTTATTCTTGGAACTTTTAGAAGTTGCTGATGCCTTAGAAGCTTTATTAGACTATCTAGAAAACAATCCTAGTCCTAGTCCAGAATTTATAGAACGTCTACCCAGATCCATAGGTGCAGTTAATCGCAAGTTTCTCGGTGTTTTAGGAAAGCGCCAACTTTTACCTATAGAATTACAAAAAGGAACAGAACCAGATTTTAACTTATGTCGCGTCATTGACCGGGAAGAAAGAACAGATATCCCAGACCAAACAATTACTAAAATTGTCCGTCGCGGATTTCATTTAGGTGAAAAAGTTCTCCGTCCCACAGAAGTCATTACTGCTAAATCAGATAATGGTAATGGTGGTAATGGGTAA
- a CDS encoding TerD family protein encodes MAVSLTKGQRVSLEKVAPGLTEVFVGLGWDVKVVDTGWDFDLDASVFILGSNEKLISDQHFIFYNNLTSPDPAKSVQHTGDNLTGLGDGDDEVIKIHLQKVPTDVHKIVITVTIHEAAGRHQNFGQVQNAFIRVVNAQNEKEVIRYDLVEDYSIETALIMAELYRKDGDWRLNAVGSGYQGGLKALLDRFS; translated from the coding sequence ATGGCAGTTTCGCTAACTAAAGGACAACGAGTATCACTGGAAAAAGTCGCCCCAGGACTTACCGAAGTATTTGTAGGTTTGGGGTGGGATGTTAAAGTTGTAGATACTGGCTGGGATTTTGACTTGGATGCCTCCGTCTTTATCCTGGGAAGTAACGAAAAACTAATTTCTGATCAGCACTTCATTTTTTATAATAATCTCACCAGTCCAGATCCTGCCAAATCAGTTCAACACACTGGAGACAACCTGACAGGTTTAGGTGATGGTGATGATGAAGTCATTAAGATCCATTTACAAAAAGTCCCTACGGATGTCCACAAAATAGTCATCACTGTCACTATTCATGAAGCAGCAGGAAGGCATCAAAACTTTGGCCAAGTGCAAAATGCCTTTATTCGGGTTGTCAATGCTCAAAATGAAAAAGAAGTTATTCGCTATGACCTAGTGGAAGACTACTCCATTGAAACTGCATTAATCATGGCTGAACTCTACCGTAAAGACGGAGACTGGCGGTTAAATGCCGTTGGTTCAGGCTATCAAGGGGGATTGAAAGCTTTATTGGATCGCTTTAGCTAG
- a CDS encoding ComEA family DNA-binding protein: MSKWLPLNLKLQRLRAKLMNDAYYRLQSWEEVQMAAELGLGVDANQATVDDWLRLPGLSIHQGRSLVELARAGVVFYCIEDVAAALGLPVQRLEPLKPLLNFNYYDQNSLDKPQPINPNTASVESLAKIPFIDLSLAQIVVENRVAAGSYRSLADFQQRLELSGDAIAQLMYYLRFS, translated from the coding sequence ATGAGTAAGTGGCTACCTTTAAATCTAAAATTGCAAAGGCTTCGCGCTAAGTTGATGAATGATGCCTATTATCGTTTGCAGTCCTGGGAAGAGGTGCAAATGGCGGCTGAGTTGGGTTTGGGTGTTGATGCTAATCAGGCGACTGTGGATGATTGGCTGCGGTTACCTGGGTTGTCAATTCATCAAGGGCGATCGCTTGTGGAACTTGCCCGCGCTGGTGTGGTATTCTACTGTATTGAAGATGTGGCGGCGGCTTTGGGTTTGCCAGTACAACGATTAGAACCCTTAAAACCTTTGCTGAATTTTAATTATTATGATCAGAATTCCCTGGATAAACCTCAGCCAATTAATCCTAATACTGCTTCGGTAGAAAGTCTTGCCAAAATCCCTTTTATAGATTTATCTTTAGCACAGATAGTTGTGGAAAACCGTGTGGCTGCTGGTTCTTACCGGAGTTTAGCAGATTTTCAACAACGTTTAGAATTATCTGGGGATGCGATCGCTCAATTAATGTATTATTTACGCTTTTCGTAG
- the tyrS gene encoding tyrosine--tRNA ligase, translated as MTQNFSWLHRGVAEIFPQPHVGDNDTESLEKRLLNSDRPLRIKLGIDPTGADIHFGHSIPVRKLRAFQDAGHTAVLIIGDFTARIGDPTGKSEVRRQLTEADVAQNAQTYLDQVRPILDFDTPGRLEVRYNSEWLSRLDLGKTLELLSTMTVGQMLAKEGFAERYKQESPIFLHEFLYPLMQGYDSVAVEADVELGGTDQKFNIAVGRDLQRHFGLKPQFGLLLPILIGTDGVQKMSKSLGNYVGLGEHPSQKYQKLQGIPDNLLSQYFELLTDLSLDGLPENPRHAQEFLAWEIVRQYHGEQVANEAKEAAKSGGKEGALPEFSLAAVPQFPAKLAFILGATGLCKSTAEGKRKIQEGGVKINGDKIADADLSFSTPDDLYDKVLQVGKKNFVRLVK; from the coding sequence ATGACGCAAAATTTCTCTTGGTTGCATCGTGGTGTGGCAGAAATTTTTCCGCAACCCCATGTTGGTGATAATGATACGGAAAGTCTGGAAAAGCGCTTGCTTAATTCTGACCGTCCTTTAAGGATTAAGCTGGGTATTGACCCGACTGGGGCAGATATTCATTTTGGTCATAGTATCCCTGTACGGAAATTACGGGCATTTCAAGATGCTGGTCATACAGCGGTACTGATTATTGGTGATTTTACAGCCCGCATTGGTGATCCTACTGGTAAATCTGAGGTGCGTCGTCAGTTGACAGAAGCTGATGTAGCACAAAATGCCCAAACTTATCTTGACCAAGTCCGTCCTATTTTAGATTTTGATACCCCCGGTAGACTTGAGGTACGTTATAACTCAGAATGGCTTTCTCGTCTAGATTTAGGAAAAACTTTAGAGTTGCTTTCGACAATGACTGTCGGACAAATGTTAGCAAAAGAAGGTTTTGCGGAACGTTATAAACAAGAGAGTCCGATTTTTCTCCATGAGTTCCTGTATCCACTGATGCAAGGTTATGATTCTGTGGCTGTGGAGGCTGATGTAGAATTGGGAGGGACTGATCAAAAATTTAACATTGCTGTGGGACGAGATTTACAACGCCATTTTGGTCTGAAGCCTCAGTTTGGATTGTTATTGCCAATTCTCATTGGTACTGATGGTGTCCAAAAAATGTCTAAGTCTTTAGGTAATTATGTGGGTTTAGGAGAACATCCTTCCCAAAAGTATCAAAAACTTCAAGGTATACCAGATAATTTACTGTCACAGTATTTTGAACTGCTCACAGATTTATCTTTGGATGGTCTGCCAGAAAACCCGCGCCACGCCCAAGAATTTTTGGCCTGGGAAATTGTCCGTCAGTATCACGGTGAACAGGTGGCTAATGAGGCGAAGGAAGCGGCAAAAAGTGGTGGGAAGGAGGGAGCATTACCAGAATTTTCTCTGGCTGCTGTTCCTCAATTTCCTGCTAAATTAGCTTTTATTCTTGGTGCTACCGGTTTATGTAAAAGTACAGCCGAAGGTAAACGGAAAATTCAGGAGGGTGGAGTGAAGATAAATGGTGATAAGATTGCTGATGCGGATTTAAGTTTTTCTACACCTGATGATTTATATGATAAGGTGTTACAGGTGGGTAAGAAGAATTTTGTGCGGTTGGTAAAGTAG
- the lepB gene encoding signal peptidase I has translation MTPHKSDIKDTSSQTKIWSSWQENLVLITIALCLALLIRTFIAEPRLIPSESMYPTLHTGDRLVVEKVSYRLHPPKIGDIIVFNSPPELQRRGYSQNQAFIKRVIGEPGAIISIAQGKVYLNGTALTEDYIAEPPNSPFPEIKVPEGAFFVMGDNRNDSNDSRYWGFVPSQNVIGRATFRFWPLDRIGLI, from the coding sequence ATGACTCCTCACAAAAGTGATATTAAAGATACTTCTTCACAAACAAAAATCTGGAGTAGTTGGCAGGAAAATTTAGTTTTAATAACTATTGCCCTGTGTTTAGCGCTTCTAATTCGGACATTTATTGCTGAACCACGCCTGATTCCCTCAGAATCAATGTATCCTACCTTGCACACAGGCGATCGCTTAGTTGTAGAAAAAGTATCATACCGCCTTCATCCTCCCAAAATCGGCGATATCATCGTTTTTAACTCACCACCAGAACTACAAAGACGTGGATATTCTCAAAACCAAGCCTTTATCAAACGGGTAATTGGTGAACCAGGCGCAATAATTAGTATCGCTCAAGGTAAAGTTTACCTCAACGGTACAGCCTTAACAGAAGACTACATTGCCGAACCACCAAACAGCCCATTTCCAGAAATCAAAGTCCCAGAAGGCGCATTTTTCGTCATGGGAGACAATCGGAATGATAGTAATGATTCTCGCTATTGGGGTTTTGTCCCCAGTCAAAACGTCATCGGTCGCGCCACGTTCCGCTTCTGGCCTCTTGACCGCATCGGCTTAATCTAG
- a CDS encoding 30S ribosomal protein S1, translated as MVNQNLTATEIGFTHEDFAALLDKYDYHFSPGDVVPGTVFSIEPRGALIDIGAKTAAYIPIQEMSINRVDAPEEVLQSNETREFFILTDENEDGQLTLSIRRIEYMRAWERVRQLQAEDATVRSGVFATNRGGALVRIEGLRGFIPGSHISTRKPKEDLVGEELPLKFLEVDEERNRLVLSHRRALVERKMNRLEVGEVVIGTVRGIKPYGAFIDIGGVSGLLHISEISHEHIDTPHSVFNVNDEVKVMIIDLDAERGRISLSTKQLEPEPGDMIKNRDLVYDKAEEMAAKYREQLLAKQQGITTPVEATDVEAVAEEVAPMETVVEEEIPPATEIEEEIPAAIES; from the coding sequence ATGGTCAATCAGAACTTAACCGCTACAGAAATTGGATTTACCCACGAAGATTTCGCTGCTCTACTTGATAAATACGACTATCACTTCAGCCCTGGAGATGTCGTACCGGGTACAGTTTTCAGTATAGAGCCGCGCGGCGCTCTGATTGACATAGGTGCGAAAACCGCAGCATATATACCCATACAAGAAATGTCTATTAACCGGGTCGATGCCCCGGAAGAAGTCTTACAATCAAACGAAACACGGGAATTTTTCATCCTTACCGATGAAAATGAAGATGGTCAGCTCACCCTTTCAATTCGTCGGATTGAGTATATGCGGGCTTGGGAGCGGGTTCGGCAGTTACAAGCAGAAGATGCTACTGTCCGTTCTGGCGTTTTCGCAACCAACCGTGGTGGTGCATTAGTGCGAATTGAAGGACTGCGCGGCTTTATCCCCGGTTCTCATATTAGCACTCGCAAACCCAAGGAAGATTTGGTAGGCGAAGAACTGCCTTTGAAATTCTTAGAAGTAGATGAAGAGCGTAACCGCTTAGTTCTCTCCCATCGTCGAGCGCTGGTTGAGCGGAAGATGAACCGTTTGGAAGTTGGCGAAGTGGTTATTGGTACTGTTCGCGGTATCAAACCTTACGGTGCTTTCATTGATATTGGTGGCGTGAGCGGACTGCTACATATTTCTGAGATTTCCCACGAGCATATTGATACTCCTCATAGTGTGTTCAATGTCAATGATGAAGTGAAAGTAATGATCATTGACTTGGATGCAGAAAGGGGACGGATTTCACTGTCTACTAAACAGTTAGAACCCGAACCTGGTGACATGATCAAAAACCGTGATTTGGTTTACGATAAGGCCGAAGAAATGGCAGCTAAGTATCGGGAACAATTGCTTGCCAAACAGCAAGGCATTACTACACCTGTGGAAGCTACAGATGTGGAAGCCGTAGCTGAAGAAGTTGCACCTATGGAAACTGTAGTTGAGGAAGAAATTCCCCCAGCCACAGAGATTGAAGAAGAGATCCCCGCAGCTATTGAATCATAG
- a CDS encoding zinc-dependent metalloprotease family protein: protein MSLYDRLNLTKKTKTNRKLQVPIWERINLERTAKPRCQGCRSRIQLDWRVCPSCGTFLTIKDQEIRHCIWVDISGSINTNENNSTMLEIMADALAKVFSAFRSVHVFLTSDEPEEKEWRRNFTHVYVFVDQQQVDYLGIASFCHHQVTDIAGVRIDQILHTSNQANLNLGQLSNLIANTIAHEIGHTLGLDHSLLPTDVMHDGLDHRIHSLMPPSFHVGQIISMNKAIRQHKSKT from the coding sequence ATGTCACTTTACGATCGCCTGAATTTAACCAAAAAAACTAAGACAAATCGTAAATTGCAAGTTCCCATCTGGGAACGGATTAACCTTGAAAGGACAGCAAAACCACGTTGTCAAGGTTGCCGTTCTCGGATTCAACTTGATTGGCGTGTGTGTCCATCATGTGGCACATTTTTAACTATTAAAGATCAAGAAATACGCCATTGTATCTGGGTAGATATTTCTGGAAGCATTAATACAAATGAAAACAATAGCACCATGCTAGAAATAATGGCGGATGCTTTGGCTAAAGTTTTTAGTGCTTTTAGGAGTGTTCATGTCTTTTTGACTTCAGATGAACCAGAAGAGAAAGAATGGCGGCGGAATTTTACTCATGTATATGTATTTGTAGATCAGCAACAGGTAGATTATTTAGGAATAGCCAGTTTTTGTCATCATCAAGTTACAGATATTGCTGGTGTTCGCATTGACCAAATTCTTCATACTTCCAATCAGGCTAATTTAAATTTAGGTCAATTATCTAATTTGATTGCTAATACTATCGCTCATGAAATTGGTCATACATTGGGATTAGATCATTCATTATTACCTACAGATGTCATGCACGATGGACTTGATCATCGGATTCACAGTTTAATGCCTCCTTCTTTTCATGTAGGACAGATTATTTCCATGAATAAAGCTATTCGTCAACATAAATCTAAAACTTAA
- a CDS encoding LysM peptidoglycan-binding domain-containing protein, whose product MNTKTKIDCPVCGYKGIESNSCPHCETDVSLIRSLAELPQRPKSWTTSIAIFMLIIGITIGAAGSFFALQTAIYTATVPKPTVTTTNLTPPVITPVIPKPAPPLATYTVKSGDTLSSIAGKFCSKSTDWQLIVAANPELQKRENQLDIDQVLKIPSSCQRKSP is encoded by the coding sequence ATGAACACCAAAACTAAAATTGACTGTCCGGTTTGTGGGTATAAAGGAATTGAGAGCAACAGTTGTCCTCATTGTGAAACTGATGTTTCTCTAATCCGTTCCTTGGCAGAATTACCCCAGCGTCCGAAATCTTGGACAACAAGTATTGCCATTTTCATGCTGATAATAGGCATTACTATTGGTGCAGCAGGTAGTTTTTTTGCCCTGCAAACGGCTATATATACCGCAACAGTTCCTAAACCTACAGTTACTACTACTAATCTCACTCCTCCTGTAATTACTCCTGTAATTCCTAAACCAGCCCCACCACTAGCCACTTATACCGTAAAATCAGGAGATACTCTTAGTAGTATTGCAGGAAAATTTTGTAGTAAATCTACTGATTGGCAATTAATCGTTGCCGCTAATCCTGAATTACAAAAACGGGAAAATCAGTTAGATATAGATCAGGTGTTGAAAATTCCTAGTAGCTGTCAAAGGAAAAGCCCATGA
- a CDS encoding transglycosylase domain-containing protein gives MSSRTFANKQPQEQASSGFEFFKGVGQITGGTLLSITLLTSSIVAGTLVGLAISFRNLPDVRQIKNFFPSETTYIYDIKGKLLTGIHGEANREVVPLNKVSPNLKRAVLASEDGHFYGHHGINPTGVGRAIVVNMVAGGVKEGGSTITMQLVKNLFLSQKRAFTRKLAEAVLAIRLEQILSKDEILEMYLNQVYWGHNNYGVQTAARSYFNKSAEYLTLGESAMMAGLIQAPEEFSPFASMKLAKQKQKEVLGRMVELNWITKKEYDDALKQPIKLGKIRSFQGSASPYITNTVAQELAKKFGRDSLLKGGMRVQTTVDAKFQTMAEETVKEWHEKLQSQGLSKNQMALVSIDPRTHFVKALVGGVDYKLSEFNRATQAQRQPGSSFKPFVYYAAFATGKYTPDTTVIDAPVSYQDGNGWYYPKNYDGSFSGAMSIRTALAQSRNIPVIKLGKAVGMNKVIETCRTLGIMSPMEPVTSLPLGAIGVTPLEMTSAYATLANYGWQSPPTVIVRITDSAGNVILDNTPKPKQVLDPWASAATIDIMTSVMTEGTGKNAAIGRPAAGKTGTTSSEKDIWFIGTVPQLTTAVWVGRDDSKQLARGATGGVMVAPIWRDFMTKALKGVPVEKFKSTSQFPRPKSN, from the coding sequence GTGTCGTCTAGGACTTTTGCAAACAAACAACCACAAGAGCAGGCTTCATCTGGATTTGAGTTCTTTAAGGGAGTAGGTCAGATAACTGGCGGTACTTTGCTATCTATAACACTCCTAACAAGCTCTATTGTTGCGGGAACACTAGTAGGTTTAGCCATTAGTTTCCGTAATTTACCAGATGTTAGACAAATAAAAAACTTTTTCCCCTCGGAAACAACTTACATATACGATATAAAAGGCAAACTTTTAACTGGTATCCACGGGGAAGCTAACCGAGAAGTAGTACCCCTCAATAAAGTTTCCCCCAACCTCAAACGCGCCGTCTTAGCTAGTGAAGATGGTCACTTTTATGGGCATCATGGCATTAACCCCACTGGTGTTGGTCGTGCCATAGTAGTTAATATGGTAGCGGGAGGTGTGAAAGAAGGTGGTTCTACCATCACCATGCAATTAGTTAAAAACCTATTTTTATCTCAAAAACGGGCTTTTACGCGGAAATTGGCAGAGGCTGTCCTAGCAATTCGTTTAGAGCAAATCCTCAGTAAAGACGAAATTCTAGAAATGTACCTCAATCAAGTTTATTGGGGTCATAACAATTACGGTGTGCAAACAGCAGCCCGCAGTTATTTTAATAAATCAGCAGAATATTTAACTTTGGGTGAATCAGCTATGATGGCAGGTTTAATCCAAGCACCAGAAGAGTTTAGCCCTTTTGCGAGTATGAAACTTGCCAAACAGAAACAAAAAGAAGTTCTGGGGCGGATGGTAGAGTTAAATTGGATCACCAAAAAAGAATATGATGATGCCCTGAAACAACCAATTAAACTGGGTAAGATCAGGTCTTTTCAGGGTAGTGCCTCACCTTACATCACCAATACTGTAGCTCAAGAGCTGGCGAAAAAATTTGGTCGTGATTCCCTGCTTAAAGGCGGAATGCGCGTCCAAACCACTGTTGATGCTAAATTCCAAACAATGGCTGAAGAAACCGTCAAAGAATGGCATGAAAAGCTTCAGTCCCAAGGGTTATCTAAGAATCAAATGGCGCTAGTGTCAATTGATCCTCGCACTCACTTCGTGAAAGCCCTTGTCGGTGGTGTAGATTATAAACTCAGTGAATTTAACCGAGCTACCCAAGCCCAACGCCAACCAGGTTCTTCATTCAAGCCTTTTGTTTATTATGCCGCCTTTGCTACTGGTAAATATACACCTGATACCACAGTCATAGATGCTCCAGTTAGTTATCAAGATGGTAATGGTTGGTACTACCCGAAAAACTACGATGGTAGTTTCTCAGGAGCGATGTCAATTCGCACAGCCCTTGCCCAGTCTCGCAACATTCCGGTCATTAAACTTGGTAAAGCGGTGGGGATGAATAAAGTCATTGAAACCTGCCGGACTTTGGGTATTATGAGTCCAATGGAACCAGTTACTTCTCTACCTTTGGGCGCTATTGGTGTTACTCCCTTAGAAATGACTAGCGCTTATGCTACATTGGCTAATTATGGTTGGCAGTCACCACCCACAGTAATTGTTCGCATTACCGATAGTGCTGGTAATGTGATTCTCGATAATACACCCAAACCAAAACAAGTTTTAGATCCTTGGGCTTCAGCAGCTACTATTGATATTATGACTTCAGTAATGACTGAAGGTACAGGTAAAAATGCTGCAATAGGTCGCCCTGCTGCTGGTAAGACAGGAACTACATCCTCAGAAAAGGATATTTGGTTTATCGGTACTGTACCGCAGTTAACTACTGCTGTGTGGGTAGGGAGAGACGATAGCAAACAACTGGCACGTGGAGCAACTGGTGGGGTCATGGTAGCCCCTATATGGCGGGACTTTATGACAAAGGCGCTCAAGGGTGTACCTGTAGAAAAGTTTAAGTCTACTTCTCAGTTTCCACGTCCTAAATCAAATTAA
- a CDS encoding NINE protein — protein MFTKRKSRTIAAILAFSGTLTVSGLHKFYLGQPLWGILYVLLSWTPIPKVACAIEGVWYLTQEEETFDRYFNLGESVTRVPSPVGNQVESVANALRELEALRQDGLISEYEFEQKRRQMLDQI, from the coding sequence ATATTCACTAAACGAAAAAGCCGTACTATTGCTGCTATTCTAGCATTTTCCGGCACATTAACGGTTTCGGGTTTACATAAATTTTACTTGGGACAGCCACTTTGGGGAATTCTATATGTTTTGTTGTCTTGGACACCTATTCCCAAGGTGGCTTGTGCTATTGAAGGGGTTTGGTATTTAACTCAAGAGGAAGAAACTTTTGATCGATATTTTAATTTGGGTGAGTCGGTAACGAGAGTACCATCACCAGTTGGTAATCAAGTGGAATCGGTTGCTAATGCTTTGCGTGAGTTAGAAGCACTCCGTCAAGATGGATTAATTTCTGAGTATGAGTTTGAGCAAAAACGTCGTCAGATGTTGGATCAGATTTAG
- a CDS encoding DUF1825 family protein → MGFFDSEIVQQEAKQLFEDYQALIQLGNHYGKFDREGKKLFIEQMESMMDRYRVFMKRFELSEDFMAQMTMQQLKTQLGQFGVTPQQMFEQMNVTLERMKAELEKTK, encoded by the coding sequence ATGGGATTCTTCGACTCTGAAATAGTGCAGCAAGAAGCCAAGCAATTGTTTGAAGACTATCAAGCACTGATTCAACTTGGCAACCACTACGGCAAATTTGACCGCGAGGGCAAGAAGCTGTTTATTGAGCAAATGGAGTCCATGATGGATAGATACCGCGTCTTCATGAAGCGTTTCGAGCTATCAGAGGATTTCATGGCACAAATGACCATGCAGCAACTAAAAACTCAACTAGGTCAGTTTGGCGTAACTCCACAACAAATGTTTGAGCAAATGAACGTGACCTTAGAAAGGATGAAAGCGGAATTGGAAAAAACAAAATGA
- a CDS encoding photosystem II reaction center protein T, producing the protein MESVAYILILTLAIGVLFFAIAFREPPRFEKKEK; encoded by the coding sequence ATGGAAAGTGTTGCTTACATCTTGATTTTAACCCTAGCAATAGGTGTACTCTTTTTTGCGATCGCCTTCCGCGAACCCCCCCGGTTTGAGAAAAAAGAGAAATAG